AAGAAAAAACAATTGCTAGAACTATCGTAATAAAATTATAATAAAATCTTTTATTATTATTTAAACTCATATCTTACAAGCATTAAAATGGTTTTTAAGAATTAGGTGTCACCAGTAGAGAACAAATATAAAAATAAAAATAAAAATTATTTCTTTACTCTTAATTTTTTTACTTGAACTTTATCCGAGATTATAGCAGAATTTCCAGTTTCATCTTTTAATTTGATAGTTATTTTCCTCTCACCATTCATTACTTCTTCAATACCTTTTAGAATAGTTTTAATTCTTTTTTTCTTTGCTTTCTCTAAATCATCATCTCCTTTTAAGAGCATAATTTGTTCTTTAAATCTATTTAATACTCCTTCAACATTTGATATGAAACCTTCTGAGCTCATTGTTGACTCAACAGATATTCTAAAATTAGGAATTTTTACCTCACAGGAACCGGATTTAATTACTCTTATA
This portion of the Candidatus Woesearchaeota archaeon genome encodes:
- a CDS encoding ZPR1 zinc finger domain-containing protein, which gives rise to MAQENDRDIMIIENQECPVCAQKKATFSEYEIEDPFAGTIAIFSIKCLACGFKNSDLEFENVSNPAEYTLEVESKEDLNIRVIKSGSCEVKIPNFRISVESTMSSEGFISNVEGVLNRFKEQIMLLKGDDDLEKAKKKRIKTILKGIEEVMNGERKITIKLKDETGNSAIISDKVQVKKLRVKK